One genomic window of Ziziphus jujuba cultivar Dongzao chromosome 4, ASM3175591v1 includes the following:
- the LOC107415496 gene encoding polyribonucleotide nucleotidyltransferase 2, mitochondrial: protein MASSMGSRVNPLLNTLPHYLTWRALGFRTICSGRLGFAPQSEQQLVSESPVAGTKVLETFREEFEIGSRLITLETGKIARFANGAVVLGMEETKVLSTVASAKGDAARDFLPLTVDYQEKQFAQGTIPHTFMRREGAPKERELLCGRLIDRPIRPLFPAGFFHEVQVMASVLSSDGKQDPDVMATNATSAALMLSDIPWGGPIGMIRIGRISGRFIVNPTMDELSLSDLNLVYACTKDKTLMIDVQAREISEKDLEAGLRLAHPEAVKYLEPQMRLAAKVGKHKKEYKLSMVSDRTIEKVHKLAAAPIETVFTDPTYGKFERGEALDKIAQDVKRELEEECDEESLKVLSKAVDTVRKEVVRKRIIREGLRVDGRRLDEVRPLYCEAGNLPMLHGSSLFSRGDTQVLCTVTLGAPGEAQRLESLVGPSIKRFMLHYSFPPFCINEVGKRAGLNRREVGHGTLAEKALLGVLPPEDDFPYTVRVNSEVMASDGSTSMATVCGGSMALMDAGIPLREHVAGVSVGLVTEVDPLTGTIKDYRILTDILGLEDHLGDMDFKIAGTRKGVTAIQLDIKPAGIPLDIICESLEPALRGRIQILDHMEREINAPRTRDDGSSPQLATLKYSNDALRRLLGPLGALKRKIEEETGARISVSDGTLTILAKTQPVMDKVLEKIDFILGREIEIGGIYKGVVTSIKEYGAFVEFNGGQQGLLHISELSHEPVTRVSDVLSVGQQLSLMCIGQDVRGNIKLSLKATVSQRQSETNDVVEGSAPSMKEAPKYWASAENVVNEQEGGNATSEELSVKNYEVGRAKPSTSSIPSILIRSAAECEEEEKSAGLIQHSRSTSLGSGDSKADHKSKTLSQKSQKFLDTEVEDHVTAKSLKLGTKVTAKVYQIRARGLVLDLGGGLRGMYRFEKNGKKDYEIGDELRVECSSFTSKGIPVMSSLMDDE, encoded by the exons ATGGCGTCGTCCATGGGGAGCCGGGTTAACCCACTCCTCAACACCCTCCCTCATTACCTCACATGGCGGGCTTTAGGCTTCCGTACCATTTGCAGCGGCCGCCTAGGCTTTGCTCCTCAGTCGGAGCAGCAGCTAGTTTCCGAATCCCCTGTCGCCGGAACCAAAGTCCTCGAGACTTTCAGAGAAGAATTCGAGATTGGATCGCGATTAATTACGCTCGAAACGGGCAAGATTGCTCGCTTCGCTAACGGTGCCGTGGTTTTGGGCATGGAGGAGACTAAAGTCTTGTCCACCGTTGCCTCAGCTAAAGGAGACGCTGCTCGCGATTTCTTACCCCTTACC GTTGATTATCAAGAGAAACAATTTGCTCAAGGGACTATTCCACACACATTCATGCGGAGGGAGGGTGCTCCAAAAGAACGTGAGCTCTTATGTGGTCGCCTTATTGATCGACCAATTCGTCCACTTTTTCCTGCAGGATTTTTCCATGAAGTTCAG GTAATGGCAAGTGTGCTTTCTTCTGATGGAAAACAAGATCCAGATGTAATGGCAACTAACGCGACATCTGCTGCTCTTATGCTATCAGATATTCCATGGGGTGGCCCAATTGGAATGATACGTATAGGGAGAATCTCTGGTCGGTTTATTGTCAATCCAACTATGGATGAG CTTAGCTTAAGTGATCTAAACTTAGTGTATGCCTGCACAAAGGACAAAACATTAATGATTGATGTGCAAGCTCGTGAGATATCAGAGAAAGATCTTGAAGCTGGTCTAAGATTGGCTCATCCTGAG GCAGTGAAATATCTGGAACCTCAAATGAGATTGGCTGCGAAAGTGGGTAAACATAAGAAGGAATACAAATTGTCAATGGTGTCTGATAGAACAATTGAGAAAGTTCACAAGTTGGCAGCAGCTCCTATAGAAACTGTTTTCACTGATCCTACATATGGCAAG TTTGAACGTGGAGAGGCTCTAGATAAAATTGCACAAGATGTTAAAAGAGAGCTTGAAGAAGAATGTGATGAAGAGAGCTTAAAAGTTTTGTCAAAGGCAGTAGACACAGTGAGGAAAGAG GTTGTCCGTAAAAGGATTATTAGAGAAGGATTGAGAGTTGATGGGAGGCGTCTTGATGAAGTCAGGCCTTTGTATTGTGAAGCTGGTAATTTACCGATGTTACACGGATCATCACTCTTTTCTCGTGGAGATACACAG GTGCTTTGTACTGTAACACTTGGGGCACCTGGTGAGGCTCAACGTTTGGAATCCCTTGTTGGTCCCTCAATAAAACGTTTCATGCTTCATTACAGTTTTCCACCATTCTGTATTAATGAAGTTGGTAAACGAGCTGGCCTGAACAGGCGTGAAGTTGGGCATG GAACTCTAGCAGAGAAAGCTCTGCTTGGTGTTTTACCACCTGAAGATGACTTTCCATATACAGTCCGCGTCAATTCTGAAGTCATGGCATCTGATGGTTCAACATCAATGGCAACTGTATGTGGAG GCAGTATGGCTTTGATGGATGCTGGCATTCCACTGCGTGAGCATGTGGCTGGTGTCTCTGTGGGTCTTGTTACTGAAGTTGATCCATTGACTGGCACAATAAAGGACTACCGCATATTGACTGATATTCTG GGCCTGGAAGATCACTTGGGAGACATGGACTTCAAAATTGCTGGCACCCGAAAAGGAGTTACAGCAATTCAGTTGGATATAAAACCAGCTGGAATTCCTTTAGATATTATTTGTGAGAGCTTGGAGCCTGCTCTTAGAGGTCGTATTCAAATCCTTGACCATATGGAGAGAGAGATCAATGCACCACGTACTCGTGATGATGGGAGTTCTCCTCAATTag CTACCTTAAAGTACAGCAATGATGCCCTTCGTCGCTTGCTGGGACCTCTTGGTGCTTTAAAGAGAAAAATTGAAGAGGAAACGG GTGCAcgtatctcagtgagtgatggGACACTTACTATACTTGCTAAGACACAGCCTGTAATGGACAAAGTACTAGAAAAG ATTGATTTTATACTTGGACGTGAGATTGAAATTGGAGGGATCTATAAAGGCGTGGTCACTTCAATCAAAGAATATGGGGCATTTGTAGAGTTTAATGGTGGCCAACAAGGTCTTCTACACATATCTGAGTTGTCACATGAACCG GTTACCCGTGTTTCAGATGTGTTGTCTGTTGGCCAGCAGCTTTCCCTGATGTGCATAGGCCAAGATGTTCGTGGTAACATTAAATTATCCCTTAAAGCAACTGTATCACAACGTCAATCTGAGACGAATGATGTGGTTGAAGGATCTGCCCCATCCATGAAAGAAGCACCTAAGTATTGGGCATCAGCTGAAAATGTAGTTAATGAACAAGAGGGGGGGAATGCTACTTCAGAGGAATTATCTGTGAAAAATTATGAAGTTGGTAGAGCAAAGCCTTCTACTTCCTCTATACCATCAATTCTAATTCGCAGTGCTGCAGAGTGTGAGGAGGAGGAAAAATCTGCTGGTTTGATTCAACATTCTAGAAGCACTTCTCTAGGCTCTGGTGATTCTAAAGCAGATCACAAGTCAAAAACCCTCTCACAAAAGTCTCAGAAATTTTTGGATACTGAAGTTGAGGATCATGTAACTGCAAAAAGTCTGAAGCTAGGTACGAAGGTTACTGCCAAGGTTTATCAAATTCGTGCTCGTGGATTGGTTCTTGATTTAGGTGGAGGACTTCGTGGCATGTATCGGTTTGAG AAAAATGGCAAGAAGGACTACGAGATAGGTGATGAATTAAGAGTTGAGTGTTCCAGTTTTACTAGCAAGGGTATTCCAGTAATGTCCTCCTTGATGGATGATGAATAG